One part of the Streptomyces ferrugineus genome encodes these proteins:
- a CDS encoding beta-galactosidase: MHLLRLPAPTTPPLHGHLPFADAPGVPDPIEVTSRWLTRAGRPWFPVSGEFHYSRYPAAEWEEELLKMKAGGVTAVASYVIWIHHEEIEGRVRFDGDLDLRRFAELCARHGLDFIPRIGPWSHAEARNGGLPDWLLARDCTPRTDDPAYLEPVRGWFAAVAEQLRGLDRAHGGPIIALQIENELYDQPGHLLTLKRMAQEAGLSAPLWTSTAWGGVQLPGDELFPLYGGYPEAFWTEADGGWPDTCRKHFFFTHQRDDEGIGADLRPTAVRGGDPDALADRFPWATCELGGGMAVAYHRRPRLDAADIGALGLTKIGCGSVWQGYYMFHGGTNPLGERSTLQESHATAYPNDLPVLTYDFQAPLGEYGQYRPSYDELRLQHLMLADFGHLIAPMESVLPEDRPRGQHDRDTLRWAVRGDGTSGFLFVNNHQPHEPLPDHPDTAFNVEFPGVSRALTLPSSPVTVPCGAYFCWPLRIDVAGVRLEWATAQPVCTVGLDGRTVLVLAATEGIAPELALDAGTVASVGAPSGDIADVDGRILVTGLRPGTDALVEVEAVDGGRVGLLVLDAATARTVYRGTAWGAERLVLCADGVVFDGDGVRVHSTAVRPSFAVLPAPEAVVVDGEALTGAADGVFTRYTVQADGPRACDAPVTLVRPAGAAPQPSTGVLERASVPADKYFDTVAAEYRVDVPEDLPDGTLLRLHWTGDVGRAYVGDTLVADQFSSGRVWDIGRLPAGAALSVRVLPLHPDAKVHAPRDARTAAVTRAEWVRGRTWAVGAS, from the coding sequence AGATGAAGGCGGGCGGGGTGACCGCCGTCGCGAGCTACGTCATCTGGATCCACCACGAGGAGATCGAGGGCCGCGTCCGCTTCGACGGCGATCTCGACCTGCGCCGCTTCGCGGAGCTGTGCGCCCGGCACGGACTGGACTTCATCCCGCGCATCGGCCCCTGGTCCCACGCCGAGGCACGGAACGGCGGGCTGCCCGACTGGCTGCTCGCCCGCGACTGCACACCCCGCACCGACGACCCGGCGTATCTGGAGCCCGTGCGCGGCTGGTTCGCGGCCGTCGCCGAGCAGCTTCGCGGCCTGGACCGCGCCCACGGCGGCCCGATCATCGCCCTCCAGATCGAGAACGAGCTCTACGACCAGCCCGGCCATCTGCTGACGCTGAAGCGGATGGCCCAGGAAGCCGGCCTGAGCGCGCCCCTGTGGACGTCGACCGCGTGGGGCGGCGTCCAGCTCCCCGGCGACGAGCTGTTTCCGCTGTACGGCGGGTACCCGGAGGCGTTCTGGACCGAGGCCGACGGCGGCTGGCCGGACACCTGCCGCAAGCACTTCTTCTTCACCCACCAGCGCGACGACGAGGGCATCGGCGCCGATCTGCGGCCGACCGCCGTCCGGGGCGGCGACCCGGACGCCCTCGCGGACCGATTCCCCTGGGCCACCTGCGAGCTGGGCGGCGGCATGGCGGTCGCCTACCACCGGCGACCGCGCCTGGACGCCGCGGACATCGGCGCGCTCGGCCTCACCAAGATCGGCTGCGGCTCGGTGTGGCAGGGCTACTACATGTTCCACGGCGGCACCAACCCGCTCGGCGAGCGCTCCACCCTCCAGGAGTCCCACGCCACCGCCTACCCGAACGACCTGCCCGTGCTGACGTACGACTTCCAGGCGCCGCTCGGCGAGTACGGCCAGTACCGGCCCTCCTACGACGAACTCCGCCTCCAGCACCTGATGCTGGCCGACTTCGGGCACCTGATCGCCCCCATGGAGTCCGTGCTGCCGGAGGACCGGCCCCGTGGCCAGCACGACCGGGACACCCTGCGGTGGGCCGTCCGCGGCGACGGCACCTCGGGGTTCCTCTTCGTCAACAACCACCAGCCGCACGAGCCGCTGCCCGACCACCCCGACACCGCCTTCAACGTCGAATTCCCGGGCGTCTCAAGGGCGTTGACCCTGCCCAGTTCGCCGGTGACCGTGCCTTGCGGCGCGTACTTCTGCTGGCCGCTGCGGATCGACGTCGCCGGTGTGCGGTTGGAGTGGGCCACCGCGCAGCCCGTGTGCACGGTCGGCTTGGACGGCCGTACCGTCCTGGTGCTCGCCGCCACCGAGGGCATCGCGCCCGAACTCGCCCTGGACGCGGGCACGGTGGCGTCCGTCGGTGCGCCGTCCGGCGACATCGCCGACGTCGACGGCCGGATCCTGGTGACCGGGCTGCGGCCCGGCACCGACGCGCTGGTCGAGGTGGAGGCCGTCGACGGTGGCCGGGTCGGGCTGCTGGTGCTGGACGCGGCGACGGCCCGCACCGTCTACCGGGGTACGGCGTGGGGCGCCGAGCGGCTGGTGCTGTGCGCGGACGGGGTGGTGTTCGACGGCGACGGGGTGCGGGTGCACAGCACGGCCGTGCGGCCGTCGTTCGCCGTGCTGCCCGCGCCGGAGGCGGTGGTGGTGGACGGGGAGGCGCTGACCGGCGCGGCGGACGGGGTGTTCACCCGGTACACCGTCCAGGCGGACGGCCCCCGTGCCTGCGATGCGCCGGTGACCCTCGTGCGGCCCGCCGGTGCGGCGCCCCAGCCCTCGACGGGTGTGCTGGAGCGGGCGAGCGTCCCGGCGGACAAGTACTTCGACACGGTGGCCGCCGAGTACCGCGTCGACGTACCGGAGGACCTCCCGGACGGAACCCTCCTGCGGCTGCACTGGACCGGGGACGTCGGGCGGGCGTACGTGGGAGACACGCTGGTCGCCGACCAGTTCTCCTCGGGGCGGGTCTGGGACATCGGCCGGCTGCCGGCGGGAGCGGCCCTGTCTGTGCGGGTACTGCCTCTGCACCCCGATGCCAAGGTCCACGCGCCACGGGACGCGCGGACGGCCGCCGTGACGCGTGCCGAGTGGGTTCGCGGGCGTACCTGGGCCGTCGGGGCGAGCTGA